The nucleotide window CGGTGGCCTTGGGCACCTTGATCCACGCCAGCACCTCGTCCGGTGCCATCACGTTCTTGCGGTAGCCGGTGTACAGGTCTTCCAGCGGCAGCTCGCGGTGGCCACGTTGGCCCATCAGCACGACGTGGGCCCCCAGCGCAATCAAGAGCGGCATGGAGTCGCCAATCGGCGAGCCATTGGCCACATTGCCGCCCAGCGTGCCGGAATTGCGCACTGGCAGGCCGGCAAAGCGGTGGGCAAAGGTGGCCAGTTGCGGCCGGTCGGCCACCAAAGCGGCAAAGGCGTCGGTCAGCGTGACGGCGGCGCCAATGGCGATGTGGTGTGGGTACTGCTCCACACGGAGCAGCTCTTTGACCTGAGTCACATCCAGCACCCGCGCAAACTGCATGTGCATCTTGGTCACCCACAGGCCCACGTCGGTACAGCCGGCGACGATCTGGGCATCCGGGGATTGCGCGCGGGCTTTGAGCAGGGCTTTCAGGCTGCGCGGGGAAATATAAGAAGAATTGGCCTCCAGCCCTTGTGGGGATTGCGCAAGCAGCTGCAGTTTTGATAGCACTTTGGTGTCGTCCAAAGGCACCGCAGGCAGGGTGTGCATGGCTTGCGCGGCATCCAGAATCGGCCGGTAGCCGGTGCAGCGGCACAGGTTGCCGGACAGTGCTGCCTGTGCCTCTTCGCGGGTACAGGTCTGGCCCTGCTGGTTCTGGTACAGACCAAACAGGCTCATCACAAAGCCGGGGGTGCAAAAGCCGCACTGCGAGCCATGGCACTGCACCATGGCCTCTTGCGCCGGGTGCAGTGTGCCGTCTGCCGCGGCAATGTCTTCCACCGTCCACAGCGCCATGCCGTCGATGGAGTGCGCCATGCGGATGCAGCTGTTGATGGCGCTGGTGTGCAACTGGCCGTCGCGCTCCTCGCCGACCACCACGGTGCAGGCACCGCAGTCGCCTTCGCCGCAACCTTCCTTGGTGCCGGTGCAGTGCAGGTCGTCGCGCAGCACTTCCAGCAGCGTGCGCGTGGGCTCCACGCCGTGCAGGGTGACGACTTCGCCACGTCGGATGAATCGCAGGGGTTGGGTGTTCATGGTGCTTCCTCGTGCGGGAGGGTAAATCGGGAGACTGGCCCCGGTCATACGCATTAGCATATGGCACAAATCCACGCACCCGTATGAGAGACCAATCCCTTTTCGACAAGATCGACCTTCATTTGATAAGGGTCCTCCATACCGTGTTGACAGAACGCAGTGTTTCCCGGGCAGCGATCCGGCTGGGCATGCACCAGCCGGCGGTCAGTGCTTCCCTCAAACGCTTGCGCGACTTCGCGGAGGACCCCCTGTTGGTGCGTTCCGGCGCTGGCATGGTGCCCACCGAGACCGGTTTGCGCATGCTGGAGCCCAGTGCCAGCATATTGCGTGCCGCCGAAATGCTGTTCTCCGACGCGCGCGGTTTTGACCCCGCCACCGCACGCACCACCTTTCGCGTGGCGGCCAGCGACTACCTCGATCCGCAATTTTTGCCCCGACTGGTAGCCCAGATCAAGATCCAGGCGCCGCTGGCTGAAATCGAGATCCACCCGCTGTCCGGTGGCTCCGACTACCGCACCCAACTGGCGCAGGGGGAGGTGGATGTGGTCATCGGCAACTGGCTCTCGCCTCCGCAAGACCTGCACCTGGGCCGCCTGTTTGGCGACGAGGTGGTGTGCCTGGTATCCAAAAAACACCCGGCCGCGCGCCGTGGTTGGGACCAGGCATCTTGGCTGGAGGCGGAACACATTGCCCCGAGTGCTACCCACCCGGGCGCCAAGGGCGTGATTGACGAACATCTGGCTTCGCTGGGTCTGCAGCGGCACATCGTGGCGCGCTGCCCGCATTTCGGCCTGATTCCGGGCATGGTGGCATCAACCTTGCTGGTGTTGACCACCGGGCGGCAGTACTGCGAGCGTTTTGTGGACAGCCTGCCCCTGAAGATACTGCCTTGCCCCGTCGCCTTTCCCCGCATGATGTATTACCAGTTATGGCACACACGCACCCACACCTCAGCCTCCAGTCGCTGGCTGCGCGAGCGTGTAAAGTCGGTGGCGGCAGATCTGAAAAAAGAGTGAGACATCCCTAGCATGGCCCCTATTTCCTCTGTAACCCGACTGCAGCTCACCGGTATCACCAAGGCCTACCCCAGCGTGGTGGCCAACAGCGATATCAACCTGACCGTGATGCCCGGCGAAACCCATGCGGTGCTGGGCGAAAACGGCGCCGGCAAGTCCACGCTGATGAAGATCATCTACGGTTCGGTCAAGCCCGATGCCGGCCGCGTGATGTTCAACGGCCAGATCGCCCACATCCGCAACCCCAAGGAAGCGCGGGCCCTGGGCATCAGCATGGTGTTCCAGCACTTCAACCTGTTTGACACCATCACCGTGGCCGAGAACGTCTGGCTGGGCCTGGACAAGTCGCTGAGCCTGGCCGAAGTCACCCAAAGCATTGCCGCCAAGGCTGCCGAATACGGGCTGGACATCGACCCCAGCCGCCCGGTGCACACGCTGAGCGTGGGCGAGATGCAGCGCGTGGAAATCATCCGCGCACTCTTGACCAACCCGCAACTGCTGATCCTGGACGAA belongs to Rhodoferax saidenbachensis and includes:
- the xdhA gene encoding xanthine dehydrogenase small subunit; this translates as MNTQPLRFIRRGEVVTLHGVEPTRTLLEVLRDDLHCTGTKEGCGEGDCGACTVVVGEERDGQLHTSAINSCIRMAHSIDGMALWTVEDIAAADGTLHPAQEAMVQCHGSQCGFCTPGFVMSLFGLYQNQQGQTCTREEAQAALSGNLCRCTGYRPILDAAQAMHTLPAVPLDDTKVLSKLQLLAQSPQGLEANSSYISPRSLKALLKARAQSPDAQIVAGCTDVGLWVTKMHMQFARVLDVTQVKELLRVEQYPHHIAIGAAVTLTDAFAALVADRPQLATFAHRFAGLPVRNSGTLGGNVANGSPIGDSMPLLIALGAHVVLMGQRGHRELPLEDLYTGYRKNVMAPDEVLAWIKVPKATASERSRVYKISKRFEDDISAVCLALNLHITDGAVQKASIGVGGVAATPVRARKSEAALRGQPWNLSTVKQVQKVLRNEFNPISDMRASAAYRTEVLGNLLQRYWLESQGLQAIEVHSLLDPLQLEGAAA
- a CDS encoding LysR family transcriptional regulator — translated: MRDQSLFDKIDLHLIRVLHTVLTERSVSRAAIRLGMHQPAVSASLKRLRDFAEDPLLVRSGAGMVPTETGLRMLEPSASILRAAEMLFSDARGFDPATARTTFRVAASDYLDPQFLPRLVAQIKIQAPLAEIEIHPLSGGSDYRTQLAQGEVDVVIGNWLSPPQDLHLGRLFGDEVVCLVSKKHPAARRGWDQASWLEAEHIAPSATHPGAKGVIDEHLASLGLQRHIVARCPHFGLIPGMVASTLLVLTTGRQYCERFVDSLPLKILPCPVAFPRMMYYQLWHTRTHTSASSRWLRERVKSVAADLKKE